The genomic stretch CACCGCACGCGGCAATCCGACCGCTTCGGCAATCTGGGAATAGGTGCGTGTCTCCCCGTAAGGGATGCGGCGCAGCGCTTCCCACACGCGCTGCTGGAAGGCGGTGGCGGCGATGTCGAGCGGCAGATCGAAGCGCTCGCGCTTGCCTTGCAGGTACGCGTCGATCTGCTCGATGAACGGTGCGAGCCGCACAGGATCGCCAAGCAGTTCCGCGCTTGCGAATTCTTGGCGCAGATCGTCGATAAGCGGCGCTTCGTCATCGCCGAATGCGATCTTGCAAATGCCCTTGTCCGTCGTCGCCACCAGCACGAAGCCAAGCGACGTCAGCGCACTCGCGTAACGGACGCGCAATCCGGCGCCTTTGCGTCGATATTCGGACGGCGCCATGCCCAGTTCGGCGGCCGCCGTGTCGTACATGCGAGACGGCGAGCCGAAGCCAGCGTCGACCGTCGCACGTGTGACGTCCGCGCCCCGTTGAAGCGCGTCGCGAAACGCCGCGCCGCGTTGCGCAGCCTGATATTGCCGCGGCGAGACGCCAACCACGCGTTTGAACAGCCGCTGCAGATGAAATGGGCTGATGT from Paraburkholderia phymatum STM815 encodes the following:
- the ada gene encoding bifunctional DNA-binding transcriptional regulator/O6-methylguanine-DNA methyltransferase Ada; translated protein: MNTAFSHAVPATFHNEDERWAAVLKRDMSADGAFFYGVRTTGVFCRPSCASRLPRRENVDFFESADDARAAGYRECKRCQPGGLPRELEIVKRACATLDAYPQQRLTLAQLSDAVHISPFHLQRLFKRVVGVSPRQYQAAQRGAAFRDALQRGADVTRATVDAGFGSPSRMYDTAAAELGMAPSEYRRKGAGLRVRYASALTSLGFVLVATTDKGICKIAFGDDEAPLIDDLRQEFASAELLGDPVRLAPFIEQIDAYLQGKRERFDLPLDIAATAFQQRVWEALRRIPYGETRTYSQIAEAVGLPRAVRAVANACASNPVALAIPCHRVVQKGGALAGYRWGTARKATLLDTEAQRESSTADEATPTTADMDHAA